One window of the Podospora pseudocomata strain CBS 415.72m chromosome 7, whole genome shotgun sequence genome contains the following:
- the MVP1 gene encoding Sorting nexin mvp1 (EggNog:ENOG503NWJE; COG:U): MSLFGSSLPEAASSGTGPSHVANSKSSLFEDESPMTKSTSTALFADDDAGSDSSPWDLPTPRKHHTRADLIRNLLASSDVPDSYVEVFEAVSREDGSGGRITSGGVARTLAAAKLGADAQARIMGIVVPPGGGSEGISLERGEFNVLLALIGLAQEGETVSLDGVDERRRSLPQPKLHGLVDTTPALPHLAELGAKPPQRPVSPPPPASAHKPLPSPRQHRTIRKASMDYPEDPWNTPDVHKNHNHGPEPPRSNGSDVPGTAPVENGSGLFSTSPQATMPGRTTSTFTTSAPPSASGPVGESAGTWGFFDGNPSSAGGFSSQGAIPTVPFAVNEGAREPAIVQPVGPTPSRTIGGGRAGSAVEENILVTLMPEKEGMFLFQHHNYEVSSTRRTSKVIRRYSDFVWLLDCLHKRYPFRVLPLLPPKRVAVNGNHLSNDGAFIEKRRRGLARFLNALVRHPVLSQEQMVIMFLTVPTELSVWRKQATISIQDEFAGRALPPGLEDSLPQTLEELFSRTRAGVKRSAELYITVCNIMDRLVKRSEGVAADHARVALTLTSLTEASADTYATDTNEIPLLNDGLQAMSRHLRTAQGLLEDEARAWDEGVLEDLKRQRDALVSLRDLFDRRERLDKDNIPQLERRIATNETRLAALRTKPEGMVKPGEMEKVVEAIIKDKESIVNQHNRSVFVKECIRDELLFFQQTQYNVSRWNQDWAQERVKYSEMLADNWRRLIDELEGMPLGD, encoded by the exons ATGTCTCTTTTTGGAAGCTCTCTGCCAGAAGCTGCCTCGTCAGGCACCGGGCCCAGCCATGTCGCAAACAGCAAATCATCGCTCTTTGAGGACGAGTCGCCCATGACTAAATCAACATCAACGGCTCTCTTCGCAGACGATGATGCTGGGTCGGACTCGTCGCCGTGGGACCTGCCGACGCCCCGCAAGCACCACACTCGTGCCGATCTGATCCGCAACCTGCTGGCTTCGTCGGATGTGCCCGACAGCTACGTCGAGGTGTTCGAAGCCGTGTCCCGCGAGGATGGCAGCGGAGGCCGCATCACGTCTGGTGGCGTCGCGAGAACATTAGCGGCTGCTAAGCTAGGTGCAGATGCCCAGGCACGCATAATGGGGATTGTGGTTCctcccggcggcggcagcgaggGCATCTCGCTGGAACGGGGCGAGTTCAATGTTCTGCTGGCCTTGATTGGTCTGGCCCAGGAAGGCGAGACGGTTAGCCTGGATGGTGTGGATGAGCGCCGCCGAA GTCTACCCCAGCCCAAGCTCCACGGCCTCGTCGACACTACACCAGCCCTGCCCCATCTTGCCGAACTGGGTGCCAAACCGCCTCAGCGACCAgtgtcaccacctcctcccgcgtCGGCCCACAAGCCGCTTCCTTCGCCCCGCCAGCATCGCACCATTAGGAAGGCGTCCATGGACTACCCAGAAGATCCGTGGAACACGCCCGACGTGCACAAAAACCATAACCACGGCCCCGAACCCCCGCGATCCAACGGCAGCGATGTCCCCGGTACGGCACCCGTTGAGAACGGGAGCGGCTTGTTCAGCACGAGCCCACAGGCTACGATGCCGGGCCGCACAACGTCTACCTTCACCACCAGTGCACCTCCGTCCGCTTCGGGACCAGTAGGAGAGTCGGCAGGCACCTGGGGATTTTTTGATGGGAACCCGTCATCGGCCGGTGGTTTCAGCAGTCAGGGTGCCATTCCCACTGTTCCCTTTGCCGTCAACGAAGGGGCGCGTGAGCCTGCGATTGTTCAGCCCGTGGGCCCGACTCCTAGCAGGACCATTGGAGGCGGGCGAGCAGGCTCAGCTGTGGAAGAAAACATACTGGTTACCTTGATgcccgagaaggagggcatGTTTCTGTTTCAGCACCACAACTACGAGGTATCCAGCACAAGACGAACCAGCAAGGTGATTCGACGGTATAGCGATTTTGTGTGGCTGTTGGACTGTCTGCACAAGCGATATCCCTTCCGAGTGCTGCCGCTTTTACCTCCGAAGCGGGTTGCAG TCAACGGAAACCATCTGTCCAACGACGGGGCCTTTATTGAGAAGAGACGCCGCGGTCTGGCTAGGTTCCTCAACGCGCTTGTTCGGCATCCAGTCCTGAGCCAGGAGCAGATGGTCATCATGTTCTTAACCGTCCCCACC GAACTGTCGGTTTGGCGGAAGCAAGCTACGATCTCCATACAGGATGAGTTTGCCGGCCGCGCTTTGCCTCCAGGGCTCGAAGATTCCCTCCCACAGACGCTGGAGGAACTCTTTAGTCGCACTCGTGCTGGCGTAAAACGAAGCGCTGAATTATACATTACGGTTTGCAACATCATGGACCGGCTTGTCAAGCGCTCCGAGGGCGTCGCCGCTGACCATGCCCGGGTTGCGCTGACCCTCACGTCCTTGACCGAGGCCAGTGCGGACACATATGccaccgacaccaacgaAATTCCCCTGCTGAATGACGGCCTCCAAGCAATGAGTCGTCATCTGCGCACGGCCCAGGGTTTGCTGGAGGACGAAGCTCGTGCGTGGGACGAAGGTGTGTTGGAGGACCTCAAGCGCCAGAGAGACGCGCTGGTCAGTTTGCGAGATCTTTTTGATCGTAGGGAAAGACTCGACAAGGACAATATCCCTCAGCTGGAGCGCCGCATTGCCACAAACGAGACACGGCTTGCTGCTCTGCGCACCAAGCCAGAAGGGATGGTCAAGCCGGGCgagatggaaaaggtggtggaagccatcatcaag GACAAGGAGTCGATCGTCAACCAGCACAATCGGTCCGTTTTTGTGAAGGAATGCATCCGCGACGAGTTGCTCTTTTTCCAGCAAACCCAGTACAACGTCTCGCGGTGGAACCAAGATTGGGCTCAGGAGCGCGTCAAGTACTCGGAGATGCTGGCAGACAACTGGCGCCGGCTTATTGATGAACTTGAGGGCATGCCACTCGGCGATTAG
- the MRPL10 gene encoding YmL10 (BUSCO:EOG09264A2D; EggNog:ENOG503NVSV; COG:J) codes for MPPRLPFAQAAQCCRRALEVPPKQPSLVSLFAALSVQTRSASILASLSDNKGAYHKRIRRGRGASSGYGKTAGRGMKGTKARNKVNPWFQGGQTPLIFKHGQKGFVNHRAPVMAELNLDRLQCWIDAGRLDPTKTITPRELVRSGLVGIKDGIKLLARGKNEIRTPIDIVVSRASASAILAVEAAGGKITTRYYTKAAIKNLVSGKSVHTDKPLPVGPEHVESVLQQARTSRKHFYRLPDPTSRWDIEYYRDPAHRGYLSHTLKTGESPSLYFKVPGEKALVGKKSKKSADASEERLF; via the exons ATGCCCCCCAGATTACCGTTTGCGCAGGCGGCGCAATGCTGCAGAAGGGCCCTCGAGGTGCcgccaaagcagccatctctcgtctccctcttcgccgcGCTGTCTGTGCAGACCAGGAGCGCCTCGATTCTCGCCAGCCTCTCTGACAACAAGGGTGCCTACCATAAGCGCATCCGCAGAGGTCGTGGTGCCTCGTCCGGCTATGGCAAGACGGCCGGTCGTGGTATGAAGGGTACAAAGGCCCGCAACAAGGTCAACCCGTGGTTTCAGGGTGGTCAGACTCCCCTCATCTTCAAGCATGGTCAGAAGGGCTTTGTCAACCA CCGCGCGCCGGTAATGGCCGAACTTAACCTCGACCGACTGCAATGCTGGATCGACGCTGGCCGCCTGGATCCCACCAAGACGATCACCCCCCGCGAACTTGTGAGGTCTGGACTGGTTGGAATCAAGGATGGGATCAAGCTTCTCGCCCGTGGAAAGAACGAGATCAGGACACCGATCGACATTGTCGTCTCCCGAGCATCAGCCTCTGCCATCCTGGCTGTCGAGGCCGCTGGCGGCAAGATTACGACGAGATACTACACAAAGGCGGCCATCAAGAACCTGGTTTCCGGAAAGAGCGTCCACACCGACAAGCCCCTTCCGGTCGGACCCGAGCATGTCGAAAGTGTGTTGCAGCAGGCGAGGACGAGCAGAAAGCACTTTTACCGGTTGCCAGACCCGACGAGCAGATGGGATATCGAGTACTACCGGGATCCTGCACACAGAGGGTACCTGAGCCACACGTTGAAGACCGGCGAGTCGCCCAGTTTGTACTTCAAGGTGCCTGGGGAGAAGGCTCTTGTGGGCAAGAAGTCGAAGAAGTCGGCCGACGCGAGCGAGGAGAGGCTCTTTTAG
- a CDS encoding hypothetical protein (EggNog:ENOG503NZSE; COG:S) translates to MKFTCLGVASVASLVVFPFRASAHPLDVHNAQVSRGWTGVKEPCKEIQENVAKWMIDNDIVPKNLDGVFRLLQPPVPPSPIRPSLAFACLKSIPLYADVAKSHVDYLAPLVEWQSTVDYLRNPPKGYLSEAVDLTQGLKDISANLQGKKQIYSNMFDFLADLHTLLSTRVRDGHFSARSLLLELFTFERSAQFISISQDGLELPSIYLRDDIKHTGDGYTPSPVVSINGVPAIDFFLKSSIQSSGSHDPDARFNTLFPSVSKDANLNHIENNDIYILGLEDATNVKLQNGTVLRFDNTAHVRANFSDIDSGTSLYNAYGQGNGTTLSTWAQIAYDWADKNWTAPRNGFPTPFSTTPSESLRTFLLPEVAFEDTAVLALNSFAETQSPYDPLALLSFPARVNNATKDFITAARASNRTKLILDLQGNGGGLTDYITIVYLHLFPVSNPAAPYNWPLLHQVRAHPQLQWIGTELEKLQSNNTALTAPLRSLLNLYLTPNGTRWSSFQEFFGPVVDSKGNSFTNHSLINVTINAFESFPFPPVSPAPPFRPEDMVIVTDGECASACAIFTSILAHIHGVKTIALGGRPLNQPMQAIGQVKGGPVYSFQGFVSPDPRNASTPLPPGVKLPVNGKPPLRIPVGLPTAARDIGGANVGYNLGNMFPYDLEKGEVIGDKEVPLQMRYQAAHCRLFFTWEMARNITAIWRAAREVAWGDGKCVRGSSTGRDGRIGDTTLPYSKAVEDKYKLGKGPGSVKR, encoded by the exons ATGAAGTTCACTTGTCTTGGAGTGGCATCGGTTGCCTCGCTGGTTGTCTTTCCGTTTCGAGCCTCCGCCCACCCCCTCGATGTCCACAACGCGCAAGTCTCTCGCGGATGGACAGGTGTAAAGGAGCCATGCAAAGAGATCCAGGAAAATGTCGCAAAGTGGATGATAGACAATGATATCG TTCCTAAAAACCTAGACGGGGTTTTCCGACTGCTTCAACCACCCGTCCCGCCTTCTCCTATACGGCCATCCCTTGCCTTTGCGTGCCTTAAATCTATCCCTCTTTATGCAGATGTGGCAAAGAGCCATGTTGACTATCTTGCTCCTCTTGTCGAATGGCAAAGCACAGTGGACTACTTGCGTAATCCCCCCAAG GGCTATCTATCCGAGGCTGTTGACTTGACTCAAGGACTTAAGGACATCTCGGCAAATCTTCAAGGCAAAAAGCAAATATATTCCAACATGTTCGACTTTTTAGCGGATCTGCATACTCTCCTTAGCACCCGTGTTAGGGATGGCCACTTTAGCGCCAGGTCATTGCTGTTGGAGTTGTTTACGTTTGAGAGATCTGCCCAGTTCATTTCGATATCTCAGGATGGTCTCGAACTACCAAGCATATATCTCCGTG ACGACATCAAGCACACCGGTGATGGGTATACTCCTTCTCCAGTCGTATCTATCAACGGCGTCCCCGCTATCGACTTCTTCCTCAAATCATCCATCCAAAGCAGTGGCAGTCACGATCCGGATGCTCGGTTCAACACTTTGTTCCCAAGTGTTTCCAAAGACGCCAACTTGAACCACATAGAGAACAATGATATCTACATTCTCGGTCTTGAAGATGCCACAAATGTAAAGCTCCAGAATGGCACCGTTCTTCGCTTTGACAACACAGCTCATGTGCGCGCAAATTTCTCCGATATCGATTCTGGAACAAGTTTATACAACGCCTACGGCCAGGGGAATGGGACGACTCTCAGCACTTGGGCGCAGATAGCCTACGACTGGGCGGACAAGAATTGGACTGCTCCCCGTAATGGGTTTCCGACCCCCTTCAGCACAACACCAAGCGAGTCGTTGCGGACATTCTTGCTGCCAGAAGTTGCTTTTGAGGATACTGCAGTGCTTGCCCTGAACAGCTTTGCGGAAACGCAGAGCCCTTACGACCCTTTGGCCTTGCTCTCCTTCCCTGCAAGGGTCAACAACGCTACCAAAGACTTTATCACGGCAGCCAGAGCTTCGAATCGTACAAAGCTCATTCTGGACCTGCAGGGAAATGGCGGTGGGCTCACCGACTACATTACCATCGTCTACCTTCATCTCTTTCCTGtctccaacccagccgcGCCATACAACTGGCCCCTTTTGCATCAAGTTCGAGCCCACCCTCAACTCCAGTGGATAGGGACCGAGCTCGAAAAGCTTCAGTCCAATAATACTGCACTCACCGCGCCTCTCCGCAGCCTCTTGAACCTATACCTGACGCCCAATGGCACTCGATGGTCCTCCTTCCAAGAGTTCTTCGGCCCGGTTGTCGACTCAAAAGGTAACAGCTTCACCAACCACTCTCTTATCAACGTAACCATCAACGCGTTTGAgtcctttcccttcccacCCGTCTCCCCTGCGCCGCCCTTCCGTCCCGAGGACATGGTCATCGTCACAGACGGCGAGTGCGCATCTGCCTgcgccatcttcacctcgATCCTCGCACACATCCACGGCGTCAAAACCATCGCCCTCGGCGGCCGTCCTCTGAACCAGCCCATGCAGGCCATCGGTCAAGTCAAAGGCGGACCGGTGTACAGCTTCCAAGGCTTCGTCAGTCCCGACCCGAGAAACGCCTCCACCCCTCTGCCTCCTGGAGTCAAGCTTCCGGTCAACGGAAAGCCGCCTCTCCGGATTCCGGTCGGTCTCCCGACTGCGGCGAGAGACATTGGGGGGGCGAACGTGGGATACAATCTGGGGAACATGTTCCCGTATGATCTcgagaagggggaggttatTGGGGACAAGGAGGTGCCGCTGCAGATGAGGTATCAGGCGGCGCATTGCAGGCTGTTTTTTACgtgggagatggcgagaAACATCACTGCCATTTGGAGAGCTGCGAGGGAAGTTGCTTGGGGGGATGGAAAGTGCGTGAGAGGAAGCAGCACGGGGCGAGATGGAAGGATTGGAGATACAACCTTGCCGTATAGCAAGGCGGTGGAAGACAAGTACAAGTTAGGGAAGGGGCCGGGAAGTGTAAAGAGATAG
- a CDS encoding hypothetical protein (EggNog:ENOG503P13P; COG:S), with protein sequence MIYPRLTTHVRQIEPTPYYLFDMALKSEMAFSTARIAIGGGQDGVAGEPRSLVRVFAEGATSRADMQHDDFPEVVSSTPGTESECQLQRCALPKSDRTIQLSWPRLGDKRRAMVGQSPTPRSRSSTGTRKQAHKNSQTTRIVHVSQKDLELHYYLNASVGIGHSQPTLEPPLAWNPSVIKAQDEDLLQHFQKSASKSLAIFGHDSFELGNALIRIALANTSASATAVLQCLLAFSALHRDDVHSQAFELKITALQALGAASSITPIGATDAIQHVAAGMLLCSFEAHKSSCTSGEWIIYLENAKKVIYTVGLDKIEGNTDLAMILDWVYYHDVLARFSLQHWQKQTAASTGSERFFTKPFNVQFLATGLIKLLSEVCDAFSARSATAFNGKKSSKETEDYKNFLQILDWRIRSLPLSTPGTTVSSPEDRDSLLLLELYRLALLIYLNRASNNLINQSFRTEKHIAQAFSILPKLKSCDRQFPVFILGCEARNDEYRAVILDLITRAEKEESSRSFNHVKLLLQAVWAQDDLAEGEVDYWEKISHVISCCRIAPSFV encoded by the exons ATGATTTATCCCCGGCTCACCACTCACGTCCGACAGATTGAGCCAACACCTTATTACTTGTTTGACATGGCACTCAAGTCCGAGATGGCGTTTTCAACGGCAAGGATAGCGATCGGTGGTGGGCAAGATGGTGTTGCAGGTGAGCCCAGAAGTCTGGTCCGTGTGTTTGCAGAAGGAGCAACATCGAGAGCTGACATGCAACACGACGACTTTCCAGAAGTTGTCAGTTCCACTCCAGGCACAGAATCGGAGTGCCAACTACAACGATGTGCCTTGCCCAAATCCGACCGCACCATTCAGCTATCATGGCCCCGTCTAGGCGACAAAAGACGAGCCATGGTGGGTCAGTCTCCAACACCGCGGTCACGGTCTTCAACCGGCACGAGGAAGCAAGCACACAAGAATTCTCAAACTACAAGGATCGTTCATGTTTCCCAGAAAGATCTTGAACTGCACTACTACCTGAACGCGTCTGTAGGAATAGGGCATTCTCAGCCAACCCTTGAGCCACCCCTCGCATGGAATCCATCTGTAATCAAGGCTCAAGACGAAGACCTCCTTCAGCATTTTCAAAAGTCGGCCTCAAAGTCGCTGGCAATATTTGGCCACGACAGCTTCGAACTGGGGAACGCCCTCATTCGGATTGCCTTGGCAAATACTTCGGCATCAGCTACCGCAGTTCTCCAGTGCCTTCTTGCGTTTTCCGCCTTACATCGGGATGATGTCCATTCACAAGCGTTTGAGCTCAAAATCACGGCACTTCAGGCATTGGGGGCTGCATCGTCCATCACTCCTATTGGTGCAACCGACGCAATCCAGCATGTGGCTGCAGGAATGCTCTTGTGTTCTTTTGAGGCGCACAAGTCCTCTTGCACTTCGGGTGAATGGATCATTTACCTGGAGAACGCTAAGAAGGTCATCTACACTGTCGGATTGGATAAAATAGAAGGAAACACAGACCTGGCTATGATTCTTGACTGGGTATATTACCATGATGTGCTGGCGCGTTTCAGTCTTCAACACTGGCAGAAACAGACTGCTGCAAGCACAGGATCGGAAAGATTCTTTACCAAG CCCTTCAATGTTCAGTTTTTGGCTACAGGTCTCATCAAGCTTCTATCTGAAGTCTGTGATGCATTTTCGGCACGCTCTGCGACTGCATTCAACGGGAAGAAATCGTCCAAAGAGACGGAAGACTACAAAAACTTTCTCCAGATTCTTGATTGGAGAATTCGTAGTCTTCCCCTATCCACTCCAGGGACAACTGTTTCCAGTCCAGAAGATAGGGACTCACTGCTACTCCTGGAACTCTACCGACTGGCACTCCTTATATATCTCAATCGAGCGTCCAACAACCTAATCAATCAGTCCTTCAGAACCGAAAAGCACATTGCCCAAGCATTTTCAATTTTGCCCAAACTTAAGTCTTGTGATAGACAGTTCCCCGTCTTTATCCTCGGATGCGAGGCAAGAAACGACGAATACAGAGCAGTGATTCTTGACCTCATCACAAGggcggaaaaggaggaaTCGTCCAGGTCGTTCAATCACGTTAAGCTGCTTCTGCAAGCTGTCTGGGCGCAGGATGATttggctgagggggaggtggattaCTGGGAGAAAATCAGCCATGTCATCAGCTGCTGTCGGATAGCACCTTCTTTTGTATAG
- a CDS encoding hypothetical protein (EggNog:ENOG503NZCX; COG:G; COG:M) → MSTKNIITVFGATGAQGGSVADIFLQDPKLKSSWSVRAVTRDTTKESAKKLQQKGAEVVAADLNDKSTLIKAMEGASVVYAVTNYWEKCDMKLEIRQGKNLVDAAKETGVQHFIWSSLLNITKLSNGKLPNVYHFDSKALVEDYAREVGLPATFFLAGAYMSNLPGGMFRRDPQADNAWILSLPVSDQAVQPLFDAAADTGKFIKAAVLNREKVLGKRLLGATSYLTNAQIVEGFKKVFPETGKTASYKQIPDKAFYEALTKYQGAPDFVAQEMLENMHLFEQFGYYGGESLDETHALLEDKLTTWEEFVAKTSKWGEELK, encoded by the exons ATGTCCAccaaaaacatcatcaccgtctTTGGTGCCACTGGCGCCCAAGGTGGCTCTGTGGCAGACATTTTTCTTCAAGATCCGAAACTCAAGTCAAGCTGGAGTGTTAGGGCCGTCACTCGCGACACAACCAAGGAGTCAGCCAAAAAACTTCAGCAGAAAGGTGCCGAAGTTGTTGCT GCCGACCTTAATGATAAGTCCACTTTGATCAAAGCCATGGAGGGGGCCTCGGTTGTATACGCAGTCACCAACTACTGGGAGAAGTGTGACATGAAGCTGGAAATTCGGCAAGGAAAGAACCTTGTCGATGCTGCCAAAGAGACTGGCGTCCAGCATTTCATCTGGAGCTcgcttctcaacatcacgAAAT TGAGTAATGGAAAGTTGCCGAATGTGTACCACTTTGACAGCAAGGCTCTGGTGGAGGATTACGCCCGTGAGGTTGGCCTCCCAGCCACCTTCTTTCTTGCAGGAGCCTACATGTCGAACCTTCCTGGTGGCATGTTCCGCCGCGATCCGCAGGCCGATAATGCCTGGATCTTGAGCCTGCCTGTTTCCGACCAAGCTGTTCAGCCCCTGTTCGACGCAGCCGCCGACACCGGGAAGTTCATCAAGGCAGCTGTATTGAATCGTGAAAAGGTTCTCGGCAAGCGTCTCCTTGGTGCTACCAGCTATCTTACCAATGCCCAGATTGTCGAGGGCTTCAAGAAGGTCTTCCCCGAGACGGGAAAGACAGCAAGCTACAAACAGATCCCCGACAAGGCCTTTTACGAGGCTCTTACCAAGTACCAGGGCGCACCCGACTTTGTCGCACAAGAGATGCTGGAAAACATGCATTTGTTCGAGCAGTTTGGCTACTATGGTGGAGAAAGTCTTGACGAGACACATGCGCTTCTGGAGGACAAGTTGACGACTTGGGAGGAGTTTGTGGCAAAGACATCAAAGTGGGGAGAGGAGCTGAAGTGA
- a CDS encoding hypothetical protein (EggNog:ENOG503NUBW; COG:C) has translation MSGNSTTIPTRPLGPGGPEIPILGLGLMGLSSFYGTPPSDDERLAFLDRAHAIGCTHWDSAALYGDSEVLLGKWFEKTGKRKDVSVVFLATKFGNRVLSDGTREFCNEPEYIREAVKESLRKLKTDYIDLLYCHRISGKTPIEDVIETMKEFVEYALLPTSSTPRSGQVRHIGLSECGADTLIRASKIHPIRAYQIEYSPFTRDIEFPDLNLAKTCRDLKIPIVAYSPLGRGMLTGKYSSADDFEQGDFRRAVPRFSAENFPKNMELVEKIKHIAAKKGCTPGQLTLAWMMKQDLVFPIPGTKKIAYLEENWGANSVYETLTKEEEREVREAIDKAEVYGTRYPAAAMGALVKDTPPRS, from the exons ATGTCCGGAAATAGCACCACCATTCCCACCCGTCCCTTGGGCCCTGGTGGCCCAGAGATTCCAATtctagggttagggttgatgGGCCTGAGTT CATTCTATGGAACCCCCCCTTCTGACGATGAGCGTCTCGCTTTTCTCGACCGCGCTCATGCGATCGGATGTACACACTGGGACTCGGCCGCTCTGTATGGAGACAGCGAGGTCCTGCTTGGGAAATGGTTTGAAAAGACTGGGAAGAGAAAAGACGTAAGTGTT GTTTTCCTAGCCACCAAGTTCGGCAACAGAGTGCTGTCGGATGGCACGAGAGAATTCTGCAATGAGCCCGAGTACATCAGGGAAGCAGTGAAGGAGAGCTTGAGAAAGTTGAAGACAGACTACATCGATCTGCTGTACTG CCACCGCATCAGCGGCAAAACCCCGATCGAAGATGTCATTGAGACCATGAAGGAATTTGTCGAGtatgccctcctcccaacttCCAGCA CTCCAAGATCTGGTCAAGTCCGCCACATTGGCCTCTCGGAATGCGGTGCCGACACACTCATCCGCGCAAGCAAGATTCATCCCATCAGGGCTTACCAGATCGAATATTCCCCTTTCACAAGAGATATTGAGTTCCCCGACCTCAACCTAGCCAAAACCTGCCGCGACCTCAAGATCCCCATCGTTGCCTACTCTCCGTTGGGCCGAGGCATGCTCACGGGTAAGTATTCCTCGGCGGACGACTTTGAGCAGGGTGACTTCCGTCGGGCAGTTCCTCGCTTCTCGGCCGAGAACTTCCCCAAGAACatggagttggtggagaagatCAAACATATTGCAGCCAAGAAGGGGTGTACGCCCGGTCAACTGACTCTGGCATGGATGATGAAGCAAGACCTCGTCTTCCCTATTCCAGGAACCAAAAAGATTGCATATCTGGAGGAGAATTGGGGAGCCAACTCAGTCTATGAGACGCttaccaaggaggaggagagagaggtgagagAGGCGATCGATAAAGCTGAAGTGTATGGCACCAGATATCCTGCGGCGGCGATGGGTGCTTTGGTAAAGGACACGCCACCCCGTTCCTAG
- a CDS encoding hypothetical protein (EggNog:ENOG503NWNG; COG:Q) — MSLPQTYKQAVFRSAGAPLTIEEVPLQQPGPKEVLVKVEACGVCFSDMFAQNNIMGGGFPIVPGHEIIGRVAAVGPNVSTWKVGDRIGSGWHGGHDGTCRSCKKGYHQMCDNQVVNGETKQGGYAEYVLLRSEAGVPIPETVSAAKYAPILCAGMTVFNSIRHMNVGVGETVAVQGLGGLGHLAIQFANKFGYRVVAISRGADKEGFAHELGAHEYIDTSKVDAGEGLKRLGGASLVVTTSPSANTMSGLMQGLGPLGKLLILSVPGDVSVNTGVMLRYGLSVQAWPCGHAIDSEEAIAFTQLQNIDCLIEEFPLERANDAFDAMLSGRVRFRAVITF; from the exons ATGTCACTCCCCCAAACATACAAGCAAGCTGTCTTCCGGTCAGCCGGTGCACCCCTGACGATAGAAGAAGTGCCCCTTCAGCAACCCGGACCAAAAGAAGTCTTGGTCAAGGTGGAAGCCTGTGGAGTATGCTTCTCTGATATGTTTGCTCAAAACAACATCATGGGTGGCGGATT TCCCATTGTTCCCGGCCATGAGATCATTGGTCGGGTAGCAGCGGTAGGACCCAATGTCAGCACCTGGAAGGTTGGCGATAGGATCGGAAGCGGATGGCATGGTGGACACGATG GCACCTGTCGGTCCTGCAAAAAGGGGTACCACCAAATGTGCGATAATCAGGTTGTCAACGGAGAAACCAAACAAGGAGGGT ACGCCGAGTATGTCTTGCTGCGCTCCGAGGCGGGTGTCCCCATTCCCGAAACAGTGTCAGCCGCCAAGTACGCGCCTATTCTCTGCGCCGGCATGACCGTCTTCAACTCAATTCGGCATATGaacgttggtgttggcgagACGGTGGCTGTCCAGGGGCTGGGCGGGCTTGGTCACCTGGCTATCCAATTCGCCAACAAGTTCGGATATCGCGTGGTGGCCATTTCCAGGGGCGCTGACAAGGAGGGTTTTGCGCACGAGCTGGGGGCACATGAATACATCGACACGTCCAAAGTCGACGCCGGAGAAGGTTTGAAGAGGCTCGGGGGCGCCTCGCTGGTGGTGACTACAAGCCCCAGCGCGAATACAATGTCTGGGTTGATGCAGGGCTTGGGGCCGCTGGGCAAGCTGTTGATCCTGAGTGTGCCAGGCGATGTGAGCGTCAACACTGGAGTCATG CTGAGATATGGGTTGTCTGTTCAGGCATGGCCGTGTGGCCATGCTATCGACTCGGAGGAGGCAATTGCCTTCACTCAGCTGCAAAACATCGACTGTCTCATTGAAGAATTCCCATTGGAGAGGGCCAACGACGCTTTCG ATGCTATGCTAAGCGGGAGGGTCAGGTTCCGAGCCGTAATTACGTTTTGA